ACGCGTCCGGTCGTCGCGTCCCGAGGACTCCGGTCGTGGGTCGCGCGCGGCAGCATCCCGTATTCGGCCGTGACCCACCCCTGCCCGCTGCCCCGCATGAACGGCGGCACCTTCTCGTCCAGGCTGGCGGTGCAGATGAGCCGGGTGTCGCCCAGTTGCACCAACACCGACCCTTCCGCGTACTTGTTGTACTTCCGAGTCAGCATCAGAGGCCGGAGCTCGTCCGCACCTCGACCGTCGCGACGCGCCATCGTGAGCTCCTTCAAGAGGGATGGGTCGCGGGTACCTTCGGGGCGGCGCGTGAACGCTCCTCCGGCGGCCGTCGCGCGCCCAGCGGGCAGGATCGCGGTCAGTGAGACGTCATCTGGGACTGTTCGGCCAGAAACTTCTCGATGCCCCGGGCGATCGCTTCCGCGATCCGCTGGTCGACCGCCGGATCGCGGAGCATCGCTTCTTCTTTGGGGTTACTGATGAACGCAGTCTCGACGAGGATCGCGGGCATTTGCGTGTTCACGATCACGTAGAAGCGCGCGGTCTGCAATCCGCGGTCCTGCTCCCCGAGCGCCCGCGTCACCTCGGCCTGCACGAGCTCGGCCAACGCGCGGCTCTGAGGCGTGTAGTAGTACGTGGTCGTGCCCTGCACGGTGGGGTCGGCGCTGGCGTTCGCGTGGATGCTCACGAACACGATGCCGCCGTAGCGCTGCGCGAGATCCGGGCGGTCCTCAAGCGCGACGGTCGTGTTATCGGTGCGCGTCAGCACCGTGTGGGTCCCCTGGCGCTCGAGCGCATCCTTCACCATGCGCCCGATGTTGAGCGCGACGTCCGCCTCGTGCGTACCTTTCGGGCCGATCGCGCCCGAATCGTCGCCGCCGTGCCCGGGATCGATGATTACCGCAGGCGGCGGAGGGCCCTCACGCCCCGCGTCGGTGAACCCGATCACGACGGTCCGCCCGCCGTCAGCGGTCGTCATCGTATATGCGATCTTCCGGTTTAGGTGCACCAGCACCCGCGTGAGGTTGGGGTGCAGTCCAAACTGGGAGACAACGACGTTGCGAATACCCCCGCTGCCGATCTCGACGTCGGTCCGCCGGTCTCGAAACACCCCGTCGGCGATGTCGATCGCGAGGCGGTCGGGGTACGTCCACTGGTGCACCGTGACCGTCGCGCGCTGAGACGCCCGGATCACGAGCTGTCCGCTGACGTCGTCGTATGTCACCGACTGCACGTGGAACGCCCCGGGTCCGTCGGCAAACTCAGGGAGCGCCGGCAGCGCGACCGGCTCGGGCGTTCCCCCGGCGCTCGTCGACACCTGCGCCGAACCGGAATCGCCCGCGGTGCCCGACGCCGCAGGAACTGTGGCAGGAGCAGCCGCGGTCACCGCCCCGCCCGCAGCCGAAGACGCCGGGCCCTGGGCGCCGTGTCCGACCTGCCCAGTCCCCGTGGCCGTGCCGCTTGGCGCGGCGCCCGCCGTAGCGGTCCCGGACGGCGCCGCTGCCGCCGGCGGCGAACTCGACGGGTGCGTCCCAGCGACGCCGGGAGCCTGGGGTGCCGCGCCGGCGGACACTCCCGCGGTCGGCGCCGTCGGAGCGGGCGCGCTCGCGACCGGGGCCCCGGCGGCCCCCAGCGCGAGCGTCACCGTACCCGGGCTCGTCGCGATCTGAAACGGCAGGGGGTGCGCGAGATCGAAGACGAGTCGCGTCACGTAGGGTCGCACGTGAAACTGGGCGGTCCGTACCCCGATCACCGGCCCGGACCCGATCGCGGTGTCAGGGGTCTTCAACCGGATGACGGCGCTTTGCAGATCAACCACGAGCCGCTCCGGTCCGTGTAACACGCCGCCGTCCGCCCGCACGGGTCCGGTCGCCGACACGGTCACGGTCAGGCCGTCCGCGTCGCCGCGCCACACCAGCCCCGTAATCTGAGAGACCGCGTCGAGCGTTCCGTCCTCGTCGTGCTGCTTCACGTAGGCGCCGAGACCGCGCAGCACCGACGCCACCGGTCCAACCACCATGCCGCCTTGCAGTGAGGGCGCCACCGGGAGATCCCAGCGGGAGTCGCCTGCGGTAACGGTCGTTTGGCCGACGACGAGCCGGAGCGTCGCACCCGAAACGCCGCGAACGATGAGCGTCCGCGTCGGCGCATCCCACTGCGTCGATGCACCGAACGCCTGCACGATCGGGGCAAGCGGCGCCACCACGGCGCCGCCCCGTACCTCGGCCGGCTGAGGGAGCGAAACCGCAACATCATTCACGATGACGCGAATCGGCGCGGTTTGAGCGGACGCGAAGTGGGGTACCGCAAACAACAGCGACGCGAACGCGAGAGCGGCCCACCACAGCTTCATACAGTCCTCCGACGAAAAGTGCGATCCGAGCGGCCTGCCGCGGAGCGCCCTATTCGCCCTGGACCTTGAAACTCCTGCGGCCGAGGGACGTCGGGCCGGGCGAGCACGGTCGACGTCCAGCGGCCGCGCGGGTCAGAGCAGCCGACGCGGGTCGAGTGCGTCGCGCAACCCGTCCCCCACGTAGTTGATGGACAGCACGGCAAGACAGATCATCAATCCCGGGAAGATCGCCATGTGCGGCGCCATGTCGAGGTAGTTCTGCGCGTCGTACAGGAGGCGGCCCCACGTCGGGATGTCGGGCGGGAACCCCAGTCCCAGGAACGACAAGGTGGACTCGGCAATGATCGCGGACCCGACCGACAACGTGGCCGACACGATGACCGGGCTCAACACGTTCGGCAGGATGTGCCGGAAGATCTGGGAGAGCGTCCCGACCCCGAGGCTGCGGGCGGCCTCGATGAACTCCTTTTCCTTAACGGCGAGGAACCCGGCACGCACAAGCCGTGCCGTCGGCATCCAGTTCAACCCGCCGATCACGCCGACGATCAACCAGAAGATGCCGAACTGCGGCCCGAACGTCCGCGCCAACATGTCGCGGTACAGGTAGATGACGAGCAGGAGGAGCGGCAGCGACGGCAGCGAGATGAACACATCGGTGATCCGCATAAGCACGTGGTCCGCGGTCCGCCCGAAGAACCCCGAGATCGCGCCCACGAGCGTGCCGACCGTCACCGACATCAACATCGCCGCGATGCCCACGGCGATCGAGATCCGCCCGCCGTACAGCACCCGCGCGAGCATGTCCTGGCCGAGGTCGTTCGTCCCGAGCGGGTGCGCCGCGGACGGCGGCGCCATCGCCGCGTGAAAGTCGATCGTGTTGATCCCGACGTGATAGACGGCCGGGCCGATCAGCGTCGCCGCGACGAGCACGAGGAACACGGCACCGCCCGCCATCGCGAGGCGGTGCCGCCGGAACCGGCGCCACGCGTCTCCCCACATCGTTCGCGCGGGGCGCGGCCGAGTCGGGATGGCGGCCCGCGTCGCGGGCGGGGCCGCGGCGACGCCGACGACCTGCTCGGGGCGGGTGCTAGCCATAACGGATCCGCGGGTCCAAGAGGCCGTAGAGGACGTCGGCGGCGACGTTGAAGAGCACGACGAGAATCGCATAGACGAACGTGATCGCCATCACGACCGGCGTGTCGCTGTTCTGTATCGACGCGATCAAGAGCGAGCCGATCCCCGGCACGCGGAAGATCTGCTCGGTGATCACCGCGCCGACGAACACCGCGGGCAGGCCGAGCGCCAGCAGCGTCACGACCGGGATCAGCCCGTTGCGAAGGACATGGCGGATGATGACCTTGCGATGCGCCAGCCCCTTCGCGCGCGCCGTGCGGACGTAGTCCTGTCCGACATTGTCGAGCATCGAGGACCTGACGAACCGCACCAGCCCGGCCGAGTTGAACAACGCGAGCACCCCGACGGGCATCAGCGCCTGCTTCACCATGACGACGGGATCCGTCACCTCCACGTTGTAGATAAACGGCAGCCATCGCAGCCGCACGCTGAAGATGATGATGAACAGCACGCCGGTAAAGAACGTCGGCAGGGAGAACCCGATGAACGCAAACGTGGTGGCGAGTTGGTCGAACAGCGAGTATTGCTTGATCGCCGAGAGGACGCCGATCGGGATCGCGAGGATCACCGCCACGAGATACGACGAGCCCACCACCCACAGGTCGGTCGGGAGGCGCTGCAGGATCAGTCGGTCGACCGGCACCCGGCTCGAGAACGAATACCCCCAGTCTCCGTGCAGGAACGCGACCGCCCACTTCACGTACCGCACCGGCACGGGCTGGTCGAGCCCCAGCTGGTGCCGGATGTTCATGCGCACCTCCGGCGGGATGTCCGGGTTCGCCGCGAACTGGCTGAGCGGGTCCCCCGGCGCGAGCGCCAGGATGCCGAACACCACCATGCTGATCAGCACCAGCGTGGGGATCGACGTGAGCAGCCGCCGTCCGATGTACCGTGTCATGCGGGCGTCACGCGCGCGTCGGGTCCGCCTCCCAGGTTACGCCTTCCGCCGCCAGTCGGCGATGTTGCGCGTCTCGTCATCGAACGGTGACATGTTCGGCCCGACGTCCAGGCTGTTGACGTGTGCCGACACAGCCTTCCGGTCGATCAGCGTGATCGAGATCCCTTGGTCGACGACGCGGTCGTTCATCTTGATCCACAAGTCGGCGTTCTTCTTCGGGTCGAGCTCGGCCTGCGCCTGATCGAACCATGTGTTGTATTGCTTGTCCACCCACCGCGCGATGTCCAGGCCGGACCAGTCGTTCGATTTTTGGGCCACGTCCTTGGCCACGTCGCCGCTGTAGAAGCGGCCCATGTACGAACTCGGGAACGGCGAGAACGTCGCCGTAAACATTTCGACGTCCGTGTAGAAGTGGGCGTACGTGTCGTTGTTGCCAGGCGAGCTGCTGAAGAACACGCCGGCATCCACGGACTTGAGCGTCGTCGCCACGCCGAGTTGCTGCCAGCCCGCCTTGACGATCTCCTGCTCCTTCTGCCGGAGACTGTTGACGCTCGTCTGGTACGTCACCTGCATCTTGACCCCGTTCTTCTGGCGGATGCCGTCCGGCCCGCGCTGCCAGCCCGCCTCGTCGAGCAACTGGTTCGCCTTGGCGATGTCATAGGCGATCTTCGTATTCTTCGACGCCACGCTCGTCGGGGTCGTCAGCGTATTCGCCGTTGCGTCTCCTTCGAGGCCGTACAGTTGCTGCGCGATTGTTTGCCGGTCCACGCCGAGCGCCAACGCTTGCCGCACCTTCACATCCGTGAGGAACGGGTGGGGCGCCTTCACCGAGGAGCGCTCGCCGCCCACGTCCTTGTTCGGATCCGTCTGGTTGCAGAAGATCTGTTCGACGCCACCGCCCGCGCCCGTGAGCAACTGCCCCTTCCCCTCCCCGATCATGTGCTGCAGCACGGGCCACTCGACCTGGAGGTTCCACGCGTAGTCGTACTCCCCGGTCTCGAACACCGCGCGCGCCGCCGACGTCGCGTCCCCGCCGCCCTTCATCTGAACCTGGCTGAACGCGGGCTTGTTCGGATCGCGATAGTTCGGATTGATCGCGTACACGACGAGGTCGCCGGGCCGGAAACTGTCCACCACGTACGGCCCGGTGCCGAACGACTTCAGGTTATACGGCGCGTTGCGCGCGTTGCTCCCGACGTACGCATCGAGCGCGTGGCGGGGCACGATGCCGCCGGTCTCCCCGACGAACGGCAGATACCACGCCGGCGTCGGCGTCTTGAACGTGATCTTGACCGTGAGCGGATTGATGGGCTCCACTTTCGCGATGTTGACATAGGAACCGTAGGTGGTCGCTGCGGTCTGCTTGTTGGAGACGAACTGGTAGGTGAACACGACGTCGTCGGAGGTAAACGGCCTGCCGTCGGCCCACTTGATCCCCGACCTCAACTTGTACGTCACCGACTTGCCGTCCGCGGACACGAGACCGTTCGCGCGAGACGGTACTGTGGCCGCGAGCATCGGGGTGAAGTTCAACGCCGCGTCCACCGTAAGCAGTGGTTCGACACACATCCGGGCGGCGTGAAAGTCCTTCGTCCCCTGGGCCAGATGCGGGTTCAAGATCGTGGGGGCCTGCCAGTAGAGCAACTTGACCACGCCGCTCGACCCTCGCCCGCCGGCGGCCGCCGCCCGCGCCGGTTGCGCGGTCGAGGCGGCGAGTATGGAGCTGATCCCGCTCGCGGACACGCCGAGGGCCATGAGCCTCACGACGGCTTCGCGCCGGGTGAGCCGATGGTTTCGGAGGTCGCGGCGGAGCAAGCTGATGTCTCTCTTGCCCATTCCTGTCACCCCTTTTGGTTGTCGTCGAACCGGCCGGATCGTGTTCTTAGGAACGCGTCCCGCATATCCTACGCGCTAGCGTCCCACGGAGTTCGAGGTGTTACTAAGGACTCCTGCGGCCCCCCCCAAACACGCGACAGGGGCCCGCACCGGCCGGCACCCCCGGCCGAAGCGGACCCCAGCTCGTCCCCTTTCGATGATCCCGGCACTCCACGCCGGCGGCGGTCCTAGGCCTTCCGCCTCCAGTCGGCGATGTTCCACGTCTCGTCGTCGAACGGCGTCATGTTCGCCCCGGTGTCAAGCGTGTTCGCCCGCGCGGAGACGAGTTTCCGATCGATCAGCGGGATGGCCACGCCCTGTTCTACGACCCGGTCGTTCGCCTTGATCCACAGATCTGCGTTCTTCTTCGGGTCAAGTTCGTTCTGCGCCCGCTCGTACAGATCGTTGTACGTCTTGTCCACCCAGCGGGTGCAGGCGATTCCGGACCAATCGTTCTCCTTTTGCGGGATGTCCTTGGCCGCATCTCCCGTGTAGAACCGGGCCATGTACGCGCTGGGGAACGGCGATCCGAACCCGGTCGTGAACATCTCCACGTCGGTGTAGAAGTGCGCCCACGTATCGTTGTTCCCGGGCGAGCTGCTGAAGAAGACCCCGGCATCGATCGACTTGAGCGTCGTGGCCACGCCGATCTTCTCCCACCCCGCCTTGATGATCTCCTGTTCCTTCTGGCGGAGCGAGTTGACGCTGGTCTGATACACGACCTGTAGCTTCACGCCGCCCTTCTGCCGAATGCCGTCGGGACCGCGCGTGTACCCGGCCTCGTCGAGCAGCTGGTTGGCCCGCGCCAGGTCGAAGGCGATCTTCGTGTTCTTCGACGCCAGGTTCGTCGGCGTGGTCAGCGTGTTCGGGGTTGCGTCGCCCGTCGTCCCGTACAGCTGCTGCGCCATCGTCTGGCGGTCCGAGGCGAGCGCGAGCGCCTGCCGGACCTTCGGGTCTGTGAGGAACGGGTGCATCGACTTCACCGAGGACCGTTGGTCGTCGACGACCTTGTTGGGATCGGACTGATTCAGATAGATTTGCTCAACGCCACCGCCCGCGGCGGTGAGAATCTGGCCCTTACCCCCCTTGGCAATGTTCTGCAGCACCGGCCACTCAACTTGGAGGTTCCACGCGTAGTCGTATTCGCCCGTCTCCAAGGCCGCGCGCGCGGCGGACGTGGCATCCCCGCCACCTTTCATCTGGACCTGACTGAACGCGGGTTTGTTCGGATCGCGGTAGTTCGGGTTGACGGCGTACACGACGAGGTCGCCCGGCCGGAAACTGTCCACCATGTACGGCCCGGTGCCGAAGGACTTCGTATTGAACGGCGCGTTCCGCGCGTTGCTGCCGATGTACGCGTCGAGCGCGTGCCGCGGGAGGATCATCCCGTTGATGCCCACGAATGGCAGGTACCACGCCGGCGTGGGCGCCTTAAAGGTGACCTTCACGGTGAGCGGATTCACCGGTTCCACCTTCGCGACGTTCACGTAGCTGCCGTACGTCGTCGCCCCGGTCTCCTTGTTGGCGACGAACTGGTAGGTAAACACCACGTCGTCGGACGTGAACGGACGTCCGTCCGCCCACTTGACACCCGGCTTCAGCTTGTACGTGACCGATTTGCCGTCGGCCGCAATTTGGCCGTTGGCGCGGGATGGCACCGTGGCCGCCAGCACGGGGGTAAATCGCCCACTCGCGTCGACCGACAGCAGCGCCTCGCAGCAGAGGTGCGCGGCGTGGAAGTCCTTCGTGCCCTGGGCCAGGTGCGGGTTCAGAATCGTGGGCGCCTGCCAGTACAGCAGCTTGAGCACACCGCTCGCGCCGCGCCCGCCTGCGGCTGCGGCCCACGCGGGCTGCGGCGTCGGCGACGCCAGCACAGCGGTGATGCCACCCGCCGACACCCCCAACGCGACGAGGCGGGCGATCACGTCGCGGCGGCTCAGGCGCCCTTGCCGGAGGTCGCGGACGAGCAGATCGAAGTCCCTCTGTCTCATACCTGCACCTCTTCTTCTGCCGTCGTCTGCACGACACAGGATGTCTCAAACCAAGACACCGCCACATCCTGTCCCACGCACCAAGTTGAGCCCCGGAGTTCGAGGTGTTACTAAGAACTCCTGCGGACCGCCGGACGGCACCCCGGGGTTCCGGCGGCGGACGCACCGCCCGTTCGCGACGCGCAGGGGTGAGCGCAGGCGCCGGCCAACACAACACAGGCTGCGGCGCGAACACGGTGGAGGCGGACGATGCTGCTGGCAGGCGACATCGGAGGGACCAAAACCGCCCTCGGGATCTTCACCCCGGATGCGGGACCGCGGTCGCCACTGGCGCAGGCGACGTTTCCGAGCCACCACTATCCCAGCCTGGAGGCGATCATCGAAGAGTTCCTCCGCCAGACGAAGCCATCGATCGACCGGGCCAGCTTCGGCGTCGCCGGCCCGGTCATCAACGGCGTCGCGAAGATCACCAACGTCCCCTGGACGGTCGACGACGCGGCGCTGGGACGGACGCTGCGCGGTGCTCCGGTCCGGGTCGTCAACGACCTCGTGGCCATCGCCAGCGCGGTGCCCGCCCTGGAGGCGTCGGACCGCCACACCGTGAACCGGGGCACGACCGTCTCCGGTGGAGCGATCGGCATTGTCGCGCCGGGGACCGGCCTCGGCGAGGCGTTTCTGACATGGGACGGCGGCCGGTACCGCGCCTATCCGTCCGAAGGCGGCCATGCAGACTTCGCGCCCCGCACGCCCGTGCAGCGGGGCCTTCTCGCGGCGCTCGCGCGCGACGGCTCCCACGTGAGTTACGAGCGCGTCTGTTCCGGCCTCGGGATCCCGCACATCTACGCGTACCTGCGGGACAATGGCGCCGCGCCGGAGCCGGCGTGGCTCGCCCAGGAACTCGCCGCAGCGGACGATCCGACGCCCGTGATCATGCGCGCCGCGCTCGAGCACGAACCCCCGTCCCAACTCGCCGCGGACACGCTGGGCGAGTTCGTCGCGATCCTGGGCGCGGAAGCGGGAAACCTCGCGCTCAAGGTCCTCGCCACCGGCGGGGTCTATCTCGGCGGCGGCATCCCTCCCCGCATCACGGCGTCGCTCGAGGACGGGCGGTTCATGCAGGCGTTCACCGACAAGGGCCGACTCTCCACCATTCTCTCCGCGATCCCGGTCCACGTCATCACACACCCCGGCGTCGCCCTGGTGGGCGCAGCCTGCGTCGGGCTCGACCTACCCACTCGGCCGGCCTGAAGCAGGGTCCGCCGCCTCCGCCGGCCAATCGCCTCTCTTGTTCGGCACTCGCGTCGCGCGTCGGCTGGCCGGCGCGCATTCCCGCAACGGAGGTGAGGACGATCAAGTACCGTCAGCTTGGGCGCTCCGGACTGCGCGTATCCGCGTTCGCCCTCGGCACCAACGCGTTTGGTGGACGGGCGGACGAGGCCGCCTCGATTGCCGTGATCCACCACGCGCTGGACCACGGCGTCAACCTCATCGACACCGCGAACATCTACACCGACACTCGGTCCGAGACGATCATTGGCAAGGCGCTGCAGGGGCGGCGGGCGCGGGCGATCGTCGCGACCAAATGCGGCATGCGGATGGGCGACGGCCCCAACGACATGAGCTCCTCGCGGTGGCACATCATGCGCGAGATCGAGGGGAGCCTCCGTCGCCTCCAAACCGACTATGTGGACCTGTATCAGATTCACCAGTTCGACGAGCATACGCCCGTCGAGGAAACGCTCGAGGCGTTCGACGACCTGATCCGACAGGGCAAAGTCCGCTACATCGGGTGCTCGAACTTCGCAGCGTGGCAGGTGTGCAAGGCGTTGTGGATGAGCGAGCGGCATGGCCTCGCGCGGTACGTGTCGGTCCAGCCGGAGTATTCGCCCGCCGACCGTCGCATCGAGCCCGAGCTGGTGCCGGTATGTCTCGACCAGGGCGTCGGCCTGATCGTCTACTTCCCCTTGGCGGGCGGGATCCTCACCGGAAAGTACAAGCCCGGCGCGCAACCGCCCCAAGGTTCCCGCGCCCTGACGCAGCCGGCGTTCGCCCGCCGCTTGAACGAACGGAACCTCGCCCTCGCCCAGAACATGGAGCGGCTGGCCGCCGAGATCGGCGTCACGGTCGCCCAGCTCACGCTCGCGTGGGTGATGAACCGGCCGGGGATCACGAGCGCGCTCGTCGGGGCGACGCGGGTCGCCCAGCAGGAGGAGAATCTCAAGGCGGTCGATCTGGAACTGCGCCCGGACGTGGTGACTCGCATCAACGAGTTGTCGCAGGCGTTCGTCGCGTTCTAAGCGGTGTCTCTGCCCGCGCCGCGTCGGCGCGGGCGTGCTAGACTGGAGACGCCAACGCTGGAGCGCGGCGCGCGCTGTCGCGCACGGGGGCCAGGCGGTCGAGGGGGCACGGAGTGATGGACAGTCCACGGATGCACGGGTTTCTGTTCCTGCGGGTTCCCGCGGGACGCCGGACGTCGCACGAGGCGGGGCGCGCGCGGGAGGCGATCGAGTCGGCGGCCGCAACGCCGGGGGTCGCCGGCCTGTACACGTACAGCCTGGTCGGTCTGCGCGGCGATGCCGATCTCGGAGCCTGGATCGCGGCGGCCGAGCCGGACGCCTATCAGGAAGCCGCTCGCCGGCTGCTGCACACGGACCTTGAGTTGACGTGGAGCCTGTGGGGCTTCGTGCGCTCGTCCCAGTACACCGGGCGCGACGGCACGAACGTCAAGATCCCCGGGGAGCGCCGGCGCTTTCTCGTCGTATACCCG
Above is a window of bacterium DNA encoding:
- the glk gene encoding glucokinase, whose translation is MLLAGDIGGTKTALGIFTPDAGPRSPLAQATFPSHHYPSLEAIIEEFLRQTKPSIDRASFGVAGPVINGVAKITNVPWTVDDAALGRTLRGAPVRVVNDLVAIASAVPALEASDRHTVNRGTTVSGGAIGIVAPGTGLGEAFLTWDGGRYRAYPSEGGHADFAPRTPVQRGLLAALARDGSHVSYERVCSGLGIPHIYAYLRDNGAAPEPAWLAQELAAADDPTPVIMRAALEHEPPSQLAADTLGEFVAILGAEAGNLALKVLATGGVYLGGGIPPRITASLEDGRFMQAFTDKGRLSTILSAIPVHVITHPGVALVGAACVGLDLPTRPA
- a CDS encoding aldo/keto reductase → MKYRQLGRSGLRVSAFALGTNAFGGRADEAASIAVIHHALDHGVNLIDTANIYTDTRSETIIGKALQGRRARAIVATKCGMRMGDGPNDMSSSRWHIMREIEGSLRRLQTDYVDLYQIHQFDEHTPVEETLEAFDDLIRQGKVRYIGCSNFAAWQVCKALWMSERHGLARYVSVQPEYSPADRRIEPELVPVCLDQGVGLIVYFPLAGGILTGKYKPGAQPPQGSRALTQPAFARRLNERNLALAQNMERLAAEIGVTVAQLTLAWVMNRPGITSALVGATRVAQQEENLKAVDLELRPDVVTRINELSQAFVAF
- a CDS encoding N-acetylmuramoyl-L-alanine amidase, whose protein sequence is MKLWWAALAFASLLFAVPHFASAQTAPIRVIVNDVAVSLPQPAEVRGGAVVAPLAPIVQAFGASTQWDAPTRTLIVRGVSGATLRLVVGQTTVTAGDSRWDLPVAPSLQGGMVVGPVASVLRGLGAYVKQHDEDGTLDAVSQITGLVWRGDADGLTVTVSATGPVRADGGVLHGPERLVVDLQSAVIRLKTPDTAIGSGPVIGVRTAQFHVRPYVTRLVFDLAHPLPFQIATSPGTVTLALGAAGAPVASAPAPTAPTAGVSAGAAPQAPGVAGTHPSSSPPAAAAPSGTATAGAAPSGTATGTGQVGHGAQGPASSAAGGAVTAAAPATVPAASGTAGDSGSAQVSTSAGGTPEPVALPALPEFADGPGAFHVQSVTYDDVSGQLVIRASQRATVTVHQWTYPDRLAIDIADGVFRDRRTDVEIGSGGIRNVVVSQFGLHPNLTRVLVHLNRKIAYTMTTADGGRTVVIGFTDAGREGPPPPAVIIDPGHGGDDSGAIGPKGTHEADVALNIGRMVKDALERQGTHTVLTRTDNTTVALEDRPDLAQRYGGIVFVSIHANASADPTVQGTTTYYYTPQSRALAELVQAEVTRALGEQDRGLQTARFYVIVNTQMPAILVETAFISNPKEEAMLRDPAVDQRIAEAIARGIEKFLAEQSQMTSH
- a CDS encoding ABC transporter permease, translated to MTRYIGRRLLTSIPTLVLISMVVFGILALAPGDPLSQFAANPDIPPEVRMNIRHQLGLDQPVPVRYVKWAVAFLHGDWGYSFSSRVPVDRLILQRLPTDLWVVGSSYLVAVILAIPIGVLSAIKQYSLFDQLATTFAFIGFSLPTFFTGVLFIIIFSVRLRWLPFIYNVEVTDPVVMVKQALMPVGVLALFNSAGLVRFVRSSMLDNVGQDYVRTARAKGLAHRKVIIRHVLRNGLIPVVTLLALGLPAVFVGAVITEQIFRVPGIGSLLIASIQNSDTPVVMAITFVYAILVVLFNVAADVLYGLLDPRIRYG
- a CDS encoding peptide ABC transporter substrate-binding protein, producing the protein MRQRDFDLLVRDLRQGRLSRRDVIARLVALGVSAGGITAVLASPTPQPAWAAAAGGRGASGVLKLLYWQAPTILNPHLAQGTKDFHAAHLCCEALLSVDASGRFTPVLAATVPSRANGQIAADGKSVTYKLKPGVKWADGRPFTSDDVVFTYQFVANKETGATTYGSYVNVAKVEPVNPLTVKVTFKAPTPAWYLPFVGINGMILPRHALDAYIGSNARNAPFNTKSFGTGPYMVDSFRPGDLVVYAVNPNYRDPNKPAFSQVQMKGGGDATSAARAALETGEYDYAWNLQVEWPVLQNIAKGGKGQILTAAGGGVEQIYLNQSDPNKVVDDQRSSVKSMHPFLTDPKVRQALALASDRQTMAQQLYGTTGDATPNTLTTPTNLASKNTKIAFDLARANQLLDEAGYTRGPDGIRQKGGVKLQVVYQTSVNSLRQKEQEIIKAGWEKIGVATTLKSIDAGVFFSSSPGNNDTWAHFYTDVEMFTTGFGSPFPSAYMARFYTGDAAKDIPQKENDWSGIACTRWVDKTYNDLYERAQNELDPKKNADLWIKANDRVVEQGVAIPLIDRKLVSARANTLDTGANMTPFDDETWNIADWRRKA
- a CDS encoding chlorite dismutase family protein, with the translated sequence MDSPRMHGFLFLRVPAGRRTSHEAGRAREAIESAAATPGVAGLYTYSLVGLRGDADLGAWIAAAEPDAYQEAARRLLHTDLELTWSLWGFVRSSQYTGRDGTNVKIPGERRRFLVVYPFSKTHEWYQMAPEIRRTMMMEHSRFGHSFDDIEQLLLYCTGLADWEFVVGYETDDLTRFQELVTGMRSTAGRPYTLRDTPTFAGRYGSVEETLRRVFG
- a CDS encoding peptide ABC transporter substrate-binding protein; its protein translation is MGKRDISLLRRDLRNHRLTRREAVVRLMALGVSASGISSILAASTAQPARAAAAGGRGSSGVVKLLYWQAPTILNPHLAQGTKDFHAARMCVEPLLTVDAALNFTPMLAATVPSRANGLVSADGKSVTYKLRSGIKWADGRPFTSDDVVFTYQFVSNKQTAATTYGSYVNIAKVEPINPLTVKITFKTPTPAWYLPFVGETGGIVPRHALDAYVGSNARNAPYNLKSFGTGPYVVDSFRPGDLVVYAINPNYRDPNKPAFSQVQMKGGGDATSAARAVFETGEYDYAWNLQVEWPVLQHMIGEGKGQLLTGAGGGVEQIFCNQTDPNKDVGGERSSVKAPHPFLTDVKVRQALALGVDRQTIAQQLYGLEGDATANTLTTPTSVASKNTKIAYDIAKANQLLDEAGWQRGPDGIRQKNGVKMQVTYQTSVNSLRQKEQEIVKAGWQQLGVATTLKSVDAGVFFSSSPGNNDTYAHFYTDVEMFTATFSPFPSSYMGRFYSGDVAKDVAQKSNDWSGLDIARWVDKQYNTWFDQAQAELDPKKNADLWIKMNDRVVDQGISITLIDRKAVSAHVNSLDVGPNMSPFDDETRNIADWRRKA
- a CDS encoding ABC transporter permease produces the protein MWGDAWRRFRRHRLAMAGGAVFLVLVAATLIGPAVYHVGINTIDFHAAMAPPSAAHPLGTNDLGQDMLARVLYGGRISIAVGIAAMLMSVTVGTLVGAISGFFGRTADHVLMRITDVFISLPSLPLLLLVIYLYRDMLARTFGPQFGIFWLIVGVIGGLNWMPTARLVRAGFLAVKEKEFIEAARSLGVGTLSQIFRHILPNVLSPVIVSATLSVGSAIIAESTLSFLGLGFPPDIPTWGRLLYDAQNYLDMAPHMAIFPGLMICLAVLSINYVGDGLRDALDPRRLL